One Brassica napus cultivar Da-Ae chromosome C4, Da-Ae, whole genome shotgun sequence genomic region harbors:
- the LOC106394149 gene encoding uncharacterized protein LOC106394149 codes for MNAAAKAAISRPQSYCSLLKTAFIHSTPVLERKRGSSSSSSVLFSLQKSNANKKNKRSKKFLREHQEKVRRAVEELKREREEVNENETAAAKKAKEAKENLNKCNQDSKSPRKKTCYIFEGQFGYKDKDFDIIFRSLFGVPRGFDYSIYEEEDRRWWYHPSWFSGSSSNSWRSKYRFYDKDEEQEEELSEDEESNSSSNWWRSKSRFDEKKKEEEDGYGSSKSNGSVLSDPIEASHRETLGLSPWAPLKIEDVKHA; via the exons atgaacgCTGCCGCTAAAGCAGCGATTTCCAGACCGCAAAGCTATTGTTCTCTCCTGAAAACTGCGTTTATCCATTCTACTCCAGTGTTGGAACGCAAACGTGGTTCCTCTTCTTCTAGTTCCGTAC TGTTCTCGCTA CAGAAATCAAATGCTaataagaagaacaagagatccAAAAAGTTTTTGAGGGAGCATCAAGAAAAAGTACGTCGTGCCGTGGAAGAACTTAAACGTGAAAGAGAAGAGGTAAATGAGAATGAGACA GCTGCTGCTAAAAAGGCCAAAGAAGCCAAAGAAAACTTGAATAAATGCAACCAAGACTCCAAGAGTCCACGTAAAA AAACGTGTTACATTTTTGAAGGTCAATTTGGTTACAAGGATAAAGACTTTGATATTATATTCCGATCTTTATTTGGTGTACCACGAGGTTTTGATTATTCAATCTATGAAGAGGAGGACCGTCGTTGGTGGTATCACCCTTCATGGTTTTCTGGTTCCTCTAGCAACTCTTGGAGAtcaaaatatcgattttatgaCAAAGACgaagagcaagaagaagaacTAAGCGAAGATGAAGAAAGCAACAGTTCTAGTAACTGGTGGAGATCAAAATCTCGATttgatgaaaagaaaaaagaggaagaagatggctATGGTTCATCAAAGTCCAATGGTTCAGTACTGTCTGACCCAATAGAAGCTTCTCATAGAGAAACACTTGGACTGAGTCCTTGGGCACCCTTGAAAATTGAAGATGTCAAACATGCGTGA
- the LOC106391741 gene encoding uncharacterized protein LOC106391741 isoform X2, which produces MREKQELLRNVNAFASNMFTSWHDEFDYKEPPSSQKRTSWFKKQYAKEPKGKWNGKHGPRNFDFCEVDEDFDIDYIFPGGPRGFSFSFTFEDDEPPRWHQRNHSSSRSSRSKHHRIYEEDEDDYTTSTESSDSESESEPNQASHRQALGLSPSGPLNLKDVKHAYRVCALKWHPDRHQGSTKEAAEAKFKLCSVAYQSLCEKLGVN; this is translated from the exons ATGAGAGAGAAGCAAGAGTTGCTGCGTAACGTGAATGCCTTCGCATCAAACATGTTTACG AGCTGGCATGATGAGTTTGACTACAAAGAGCCTCCTTCCTCACAGAAGCGAACCTCTTGGTTTAAAAAACAATACGCCAAGGAACCTAAAGGGAAATGGAACGGCAAACACGGTCCAA GGAACTTTGATTTTTGCGAAGTGGATGAGGACTTTGACATTGACTATATCTTCCCCGGTGGACCACGAGGTTTCTCTTTTTCATTCACCTTTGAAGACGATGAACCTCCTCGATGGCATCAGCGGAACCACTCATCATCAAGGTCTTCGAGATCGAAACATCATCGAATAtacgaagaagatgaagatgactATACAACTTCAACAGAGTCAAGCGACTCTGAGAGTGAGTCTGAACCGAACCAAGCTTCTCATAGACAAGCACTTGGTCTTAGTCCTTCGGGTCCTTTAAACCTCAAAGACGTCAAACATGC ATATCGAGTTTGCGCATTGAAATGGCATCCAGATCGTCATCAAGGCTCTACTAAG GAGGCGGCTGAAGCAAAGTTCAAGCTATGCAGTGTGGCTTATCAATCTTTATGCGAAAAGCTAGGAGTGAACTAA
- the LOC106394150 gene encoding uncharacterized protein LOC106394150: protein MTSWISTRRHYNNEEEVVEEVEEEEELNYEDKELYEDLEQYEDEELDEDEDEEEEESYRSRNSWRSNFQFGSVLSDPIEASHRETLGLSPWAPLTLEDVKHAYRACALKWHPDHHDDSTKAEAEAKFKFCNVAYESLIKMLQ from the exons ATGACCTCGTGGATATCAACACGTAGACATTATAACAACGAAGAAGAGGTAGtagaagaagtagaagaagaggaagaactaAATTACGAAGATAAAGAACTATATGAAGATCTAGAACaatatgaagatgaagaactagacgaagatgaagatgaagaagaagaagaaagttacAGATCTAGGAACTCGTGGAGATCAAACTTTCAATTTGGTTCAGTACTATCTGACCCAATAGAAGCTTCTCATAGAGAAACACTTGGTCTGAGTCCTTGGGCTCCTTTAACACTTGAAGATGTCAAACATGC GTATCGAGCTTGTGCATTAAAATGGCATCCTGATCATCATGATGACTCTACCAAG GCTGAGGCTGAAGCTAAGTTCAAATTCTGCAATGTGGCTTATGAATCTTTAATCAAAATGCTACAGTAA
- the LOC106391741 gene encoding uncharacterized protein LOC106391741 isoform X1, producing MNAAVRAAILRTQSVSSHLKAAFFHSTPVLERKRRTSWDSKSNVHRKRFRRMREKQELLRNVNAFASNMFTSWHDEFDYKEPPSSQKRTSWFKKQYAKEPKGKWNGKHGPRNFDFCEVDEDFDIDYIFPGGPRGFSFSFTFEDDEPPRWHQRNHSSSRSSRSKHHRIYEEDEDDYTTSTESSDSESESEPNQASHRQALGLSPSGPLNLKDVKHAYRVCALKWHPDRHQGSTKEAAEAKFKLCSVAYQSLCEKLGVN from the exons ATGAACGCCGCCGTTAGAGCTGCGATTCTCAGAACACAAAGCGTATCATCTCACCTGAAAGCTGCGTTCTTTCATTCCACACCCGTCTTGGAACGCAAACGTCGCACTTCCTGGGATTCG AAGTCAAATGTTCACAGGAAGAGGTTCAGAAGAATGAGAGAGAAGCAAGAGTTGCTGCGTAACGTGAATGCCTTCGCATCAAACATGTTTACG AGCTGGCATGATGAGTTTGACTACAAAGAGCCTCCTTCCTCACAGAAGCGAACCTCTTGGTTTAAAAAACAATACGCCAAGGAACCTAAAGGGAAATGGAACGGCAAACACGGTCCAA GGAACTTTGATTTTTGCGAAGTGGATGAGGACTTTGACATTGACTATATCTTCCCCGGTGGACCACGAGGTTTCTCTTTTTCATTCACCTTTGAAGACGATGAACCTCCTCGATGGCATCAGCGGAACCACTCATCATCAAGGTCTTCGAGATCGAAACATCATCGAATAtacgaagaagatgaagatgactATACAACTTCAACAGAGTCAAGCGACTCTGAGAGTGAGTCTGAACCGAACCAAGCTTCTCATAGACAAGCACTTGGTCTTAGTCCTTCGGGTCCTTTAAACCTCAAAGACGTCAAACATGC ATATCGAGTTTGCGCATTGAAATGGCATCCAGATCGTCATCAAGGCTCTACTAAG GAGGCGGCTGAAGCAAAGTTCAAGCTATGCAGTGTGGCTTATCAATCTTTATGCGAAAAGCTAGGAGTGAACTAA
- the BNAC04G48080D gene encoding uncharacterized protein BNAC04G48080D, with protein sequence MRIRKRQVPLPLSSLLPVPLSDLYSNRSPTSAARYFHGQDIDGGSSASLLHLPLIQRDVTSKKEEKALDNGDGDDVDVKSCTVASGSNNVNSQGESDFSTQAVEKNENVITLRKRRGYTSFEEQEEDEDEDEEEEEANKGKKKRKAKKKSSDVLEEGSRCSRVNGRGWRCCQQTLYGYSLCEHHLGKGRVRSTSKSSGGRGGCQKKSVVAVEVKKKKRVKLGTVKARSINSLLGQTSTSSGVSEISAPADQFAANDK encoded by the exons ATGAGGATCCGGAAACGACAAGTGCCTCTCCCTCTTTCGTCTCTCTTACCTGTTCCTCTCTCAGATCTCTACTCTAACCGGTCTCCGACGTCCGCCGCTCGATACTTTCACGGCCAAGACATAGACGGAGGCAGTtctgcttctcttcttcatcttccgcTGATTCAAAGAGATGTGACGAGCAAGAAGGAGGAGAAAGCTTTG gATAATGGTGATGGAGATGATGTAGACGTGAAGAGCTGTACAGTTGCATCGGGCAG CAATAATGTTAATTCCCAAGGAGAATCCGACTTTTCAACACAAG CTGTGGAGAAGAATGAAAACGTTATTACTTTGAGGAAGAGAAGAGGCTATACAAGCTTCGAGGAACaagaagaggatgaggatgaggatgaggaagaagaagaagctaataaagggaagaagaaaaggaaagcgAAGAAAAAGAGCAGTGATGTATTAGAGGAAGGATCACGGTGCAGCCGCGTTAACGGTAGAGGATGGAGATGTTGTCAGCAAACTCTTTACGGCTATTCTCTTTGTGAGCATCATCTTGGTAAAGGAAGGGTAAGGAGCACGAGCAAGAGTTCCGGCGGTCGTGGCGGCTGCCAGAAAAAGTCGGTGGTGGCCGtggaagtgaagaagaagaagagagtgaagCTTGGAACGGTAAAGGCGCGTTCCATAAATAGTTTGCTTGGACAAACCAGCACAAGTAGTGGAGTGAGTGAGATAAGCGCACCTGCTGATCAGTTTGCTGCTAATGATAAGTGA